Proteins from a genomic interval of Cardiocondyla obscurior isolate alpha-2009 linkage group LG21, Cobs3.1, whole genome shotgun sequence:
- the LOC139110552 gene encoding uncharacterized protein — translation MLQTVGSLEGIGRPIAECDLFLHIVVEALDAKSRREWETAEGNSVEPSSYERLKEFLERRLRALDALQVSGVERGSAAGKTGAGARAARSLLVCDKPRPSHCSLCQGAHYVLSCKEFQKRTPRERRELARKNDLCTNCFGKHRLDACPSTKTCVTCHRRHHSSIHEVFAAEEARGSEGATALHLQEERTERPVVLLATRIIAMDVHGSPVVTRALIDPGSEISLISESLAQRLRLPRTAASTVVYGVGGRRSGAARGRISVNIAPHFSPSEPFRISALILPRVSGSGGGLARVAENWPHVRGLRLADPDFDVCQTVEVLLGAEVYANIVREGLRRGGPDVPVAVNTTLGWILAGAVRDSSSGLGGSVFTCSTDDDLGSLVARFWQQEEPARGPPPMSAEEKECEAHFVRTHSRTASGRYVVRLPVREPLPNLEDSERVARRTLAGVERRLAGNERLYELYSDFMKEFLTLGHIAPVPSAAGQSGGRVCYLPHHGVMKGEGPAAKIRVVFNGSARISNGVTLNELLRCGPNLLPALADILTRWRRHKFAATTDVAKMYRQVLIHEDDHDLQRVLWRGSPGEPVQTFRLRTVTYGLACAPFLAVRAMRQLAIDEGARFPQGADALLRETYVDDVLTGADSLVAAREKLRELSAICEAGGFPLRKWAASDGKLLETIPREHRLDGAVEWSPEDTLSALGLRWHPLRDAFRFRVPSSDTRPPTKRRVLSESARLYDPLGWLAPVTVSAKLMIQTLWLRGVAWDDALDAGDAAAWMAFRSELPLLEAVELPRWLRTSASRPSVRLHGFSDASERAYAAVVYLQVDEEEKNSGGRVTLLGAKTRVAPLQGVSPRLELCGAALLVEVVEHFRALLDLPTSAVHLWTNSTVALAWIRGHPAKWTTYVANRVAEIQRIFPGDHWRHLRGVDNPADCASRGVRPRELVEHPLWWTGPPWLRAGAPPGEEKQTTMTGIKLEEAARERRAGTALTAAVVEESEILLRFSRLNNLLRFTARCLRWRRRASGGIVVPGTLTAGELEEAETLWTRAVQGLWFAEEVEDIRAGTPLPRRSDLLRLTPFLDERGVLRVGGRVRHALVPLDQRHPVVLPRDSGWTRLLVDACHRRVLHGGVQLTLAVLRQRYWVLCGRSVVKRLIHGCVRYRHRGREASVWTRTISYKIEILDVTAFKNP, via the exons ATGCTGCAGACCGTGGGTTCACTGGAGGGCATCGGGCGACCCATCGCGGAGTGCGATTTATTTCTGCACATCGTGGTCGAGGCGCTCGACGCCAAATCGCGACGGGAATGGGAGACGGCGGAGGGCAACTCTGTGGAGCCGTCTTCTTACGAGAGACTAAAAGAATTTCTGGAGCGGCGATTGCGGGCCCTTGACGCGTTGCAGGTCAGCGGAGTGGAGCGCGGCAGTGCGGCGGGGAAGACAGGAGCGGGCGCGCGGGCCGCGCGTTCACTTCTCGTGTGCGACAAACCGCGCCCTTCGCACTGCTCCTTGTGTCAGGGCGCTCATTATGTTCTCTCGTGCAAGGAGTTCCAGAAGAGAACGCCGCGAGAACGACGCGAATTGGCGCGAAAAAATGATTTGTGCACGAACTGTTTCGGGAAGCATCGACTGGACGCGTGTCCGTCGACGAAGACGTGCGTGACGTGTCACCGGCGGCACCATAGCTCGATCCACGAGGTGTTTGCGGCGGAGGAGGCGAGAGGGAGTGAAGGAGCAACCGCCTTGCATCTTCAAGAGGAGCGTACGGAGAGACCCGTGGTGCTGCTAGCCACTAGAATCATTGCCATGGACGTTCATGGCTCGCCGGTTGTGACGCGTGCCTTAATCGACCCGGGGTCAGAGATCTCGCTGATTTCTGAGTCTCTCGCGCAGCGGTTGAGACTGCCGCGGACGGCGGCTTCTACGGTCGTGTACGGAGTGGGCGGTCGAAGGTCGGGGGCCGCGCGCGGTCGGATTTCGGTGAACATTGCCCCTCACTTCTCGCCCTCGGAACCGTTCCGGATTTCCGCGTTGATCTTGCCGCGAGTGTCAGGATCCGGCGGCGGTCTCGCGCGAGTCGCGGAGAATTGGCCTCACGTGCGCGGGCTAAGGCTGGCCGATCCAGACTTTGATGTGTGTCAGACGGTGGAGGTGCTACTGGGAGCGGAGGTCTACGCGAACATTGTGCGTGAGGGCCTACGGAGAGGAGGGCCGGACGTTCCTGTGGCAGTGAATACCACGCTAGGATGGATTCTGGCGGGGGCGGTGCGCGACTCGTCGAGCGGTCTCGGGGGCTCGGTGTTTACGTGCTCGACGGACGACGACCTTGGATCGCTGGTCGCCCGATTCTGGCAGCAGGAGGAACCCGCGCGCGGTCCTCCCCCGATGTCGGCGGAAGAAAAGGAGTGCGAAGCGCATTTCGTGCGGACGCACTCGCGAACGGCCTCTGGACGTTACGTGGTGCGCCTCCCGGTACGTGAGCCGTTGCCGAATCTCGAGGATTCCGAGCGCGTAGCGCGACGAACACTCGCCGGAGTGGAACGTCGCCTCGCCGGGAATGAACGACTTTACGAGCTGTACTCGGACTTTATGAAGGAGTTTCTGACGCTGGGCCACATAGCGCCCGTGCCGAGTGCCGCCGGACAAAGCGGAGGAAGGGTATGCTACCTGCCTCACCATGGAGTAATGAAGGGGGAAGGTCCAGCGGCTAAAATCCGAGTCGTCTTCAACGGCTCGGCTCGGATTTCCAATGGAGTAACGCTGAATGAGTTGCTTCGATGTGGGCCGAATTTGCTACCGGCCCTCGCGGACATCCTGACGCGATGGAGACGGCATAAGTTTGCCGCAACTACGGACGTGGCCAAGATGTATCGGCAGGTGCTGATCCACGAGGATGACCACGATCTGCAGCGCGTGCTATGGAGGGGGAGCCCGGGTGAGCCGGTGCAGACGTTCCGACTCAGAACCGTTACTTACGGACTTGCCTGTGCCCCGTTCCTGGCCGTCCGGGCAATGAGGCAGTTGGCCATCGACGAAGGAGCACGTTTCCCGCAGGGCGCGGACGCTTTGCTTCGGGAGACGTATGTCGACGACGTCCTGACCGGGGCGGATAGCTTGGTTGCGGCGCGAGAGAAACTGCGTGAGCTCTCCGCGATTTGCGAGGCGGGCGGCTTCCCGCTTAGGAAATGGGCGGCGAGCGACGGGAAACTCCTGGAGACCATCCCGAGGGAGCATCGCCTGGATGGAGCCGTGGAATGGAGCCCGGAGGATACGCTGTCGGCGCTGGGACTGCGCTGGCATCCGCTACGCGATGCCTTCCGATTTCGAGTGCCGAGTTCGGACACTCGACCTCCCACGAAGCGGCGGGTTCTCTCGGAATCCGCGCGGCTGTACGATCCGCTGGGCTGGCTTGCTCCGGTGACTGTGAGTGCCAAGCTCATGATCCAGACTCTGTGGCTTCGAGGAGTGGCGTGGGATGACGCCTTGGACGCGGGAGATGCCGCCGCTTGGATGGCGTTTCGATCTGAATTGCCGCTCTTGGAGGCGGTGGAGCTGCCTCGGTGGCTGCGGACGTCGGCCTCGCGTCCCTCGGTCCGGCTGCACGGATTTTCGGATGCGTCCGAGAGGGCTTACGCTGCGGTGGTCTACCTGCAGGTGGACGAGGAGGAGAAGAATTCGGGCGGCCGAGTCACCCTGCTTGGTGCCAAGACTCGGGTGGCGCCGCTGCAGGGTGTCTCTCCCCGCCTGGAGTTATGCGGAGCGGCCTTGCTGGTGGAGGTGGTGGAGCATTTCAGAGCTCTTCTTGACCTTCCGACGAGCGCCGTGCACCTCTGGACTAACTCGACGGTGGCCTTGGCGTGGATACGGGGACACCCCGCGAAATGGACCACTTATGTGGCGAACCGAGTCGCCGAAATTCAGCGCATTTTTCCTGGCGATCATTGGCGGCATCTTCGTGGGGTCGACAACCCCGCTGATTGCGCTTCTCGCGGAGTGCGGCCTCGAGAACTGGTGGAGCATCCGTTGTGGTGGACGGGCCCCCCTTGGTTGCGGGCTGGAGCACCCCCGGGCGAGGAGAAGCAGACGACAATGACGGGAATAAAGCTGGAGGAGGCGGCAAGAGAGCGGCGTGCGGGGACGGCGTTGACGGCGGCAGTAGTGGAAGAGAGCGAGATTCTCCTTCGTTTTTCGAGGCTCAACAATTTGCTTCGATTCACCGCTCGCTGTCTGCGTTGGCGACGCAGAGCGAGCGGTGGCATTGTAGTTCCAGGAACTCTGACGGCCGGTGAACTCGAGGAAGCTGAGACCCTGTGGACGCGAGCGGTTCAGGGCCTGTGGTTCGCGGAGGAGGTGGAGGACATTCGGGCTGGCACTCCGTTGCCGCGGCGCAGTGACCTGCTTCGGCTGACGCCGTTTCTGGACGAGAGGGGCGTGCTGAGGGTCGGCGGGAGAGTGAGGCACGCGCTGGTGCCTCTGGACCAGCGGCACCCTGTCGTCTTGCCACGGGACTCCGGCTGGACGAGACTCCTGGTGGATGCTTGCCACCGGCGCGTGTTGCACGGGGGGGTGCAACTCACCTTGGCCGTGCTGCGACAGCGCTACTGGGTGCTGTGCGGGCGCTCGGTGGTCAAGCGGCTGATACACGGCTGCGTGCG atatagaCATAGGGGTAGAGAAGCGAGTGTATGGACGCGCACGATCAGTTATAAGATCGAAATCTTAGACGTGACGGCGTTCAAGAATCCCTGA